A single window of Methylobacterium oryzae DNA harbors:
- a CDS encoding DUF6894 family protein: MSLFFFDIDGEISSRDRVGRELSDRYSACREAVGLAMENAMSGAHLSGGSEAIVRVRRADDEVVCTVTLTCRIEPA; the protein is encoded by the coding sequence ATGTCGCTATTCTTCTTCGACATTGATGGAGAGATAAGTTCACGTGACCGTGTTGGCCGCGAATTGTCCGATCGCTACAGCGCTTGCCGCGAAGCCGTCGGTCTCGCGATGGAGAATGCGATGTCGGGTGCTCACCTGTCAGGTGGTAGCGAGGCCATCGTGCGAGTCAGGCGTGCCGATGATGAGGTTGTCTGCACGGTCACTCTGACCTGCCGTATCGAGCCGGCCTAG